One Nocardia iowensis DNA window includes the following coding sequences:
- the metH gene encoding methionine synthase, producing the protein MSASIPAEFDTTLLDTLRRRVVIGDGAMGTMLQAADLTLDDFLGLEGCNEILNDTRPDVLRSIHRAYFEAGADAVETNTFGCNLPNLADYDIADRIRDLSERGTRLAREVADEMGPSADGTPRYVLGSMGPGTKLPTLGHAPYIALRDAYTESALGMLEGGADAILIETCQDLLQVKAAVNGSREAMRLLGRRIPIITHVTVETTGTMLVGSEIGAALTALEPLGIDMIGLNCATGPAEMSEHLRHLSRHAQVPVSVMPNAGLPVLGANGAEYPLSPEELAVALSGFVSEFGLALVGGCCGTTPEHIRQVTEAVREIEPKLPPLDERRAPAHEPAVSSMYTAVPFEQDASIMMIGERTNANGSKAFREAMLAEDWQKCLDIAKDQTRDGAHMLDLCVDYVGRDGAKDMEALASRLATASTLPIMLDSTETPVLKAGLEHLGGRCAVNSVNYEDGDGPESRFQQTMQLVAEHGAAVVALTIDEEGQARTAAKKVEIAERLIADITGNWGLLESDIIIDTLTFTLGTGQEESRRDGIETIEAIRLLKSKHPQVQTTLGLSNISFGLNPAARQVLNSVFMHECVQAGLDSAIVHASKILPMARIPDEQRETALDLVYDRRGEDYDPLQKLMGLFEGVSTSSSRASRAEEMAALPLFERLARRIVDGERNGMEADLDEAMQQVPPLQIINETLLSGMKTVGELFGSGQMQLPFVLQSAEVMKAAVAYLEPHMEATDDSGKGRIVLATVKGDVHDIGKNLVDIILSNNGYEVVNLGIKQPIATILDAAVDKKADVIGMSGLLVKSTVVMKENLQELNAKGVAEQFPVLLGGAALTRGYVENDLTEVYEGDVHYARDAFEGLRLMDDIMTRKRGGGIDPDSPEAIAEREKAAERKARHERSKRIAEQRKAVEVPIEVPARSDVAADVPVPVPPFWGTRVVKGLALHEYSGLLDERALFLGQWGLRGQRGGEGPSYEELVETEGKPRLRLWLDRLSTEGVLQHAAVVYGYFPAVSEGDDVVVLTEPNPGAAERYRFTFPRQQRDRFLCIADFIRSREQAEATGQVDVLPFQLVTMGQPIADFANELFAADNYRDYLEVHGIGVQLTEALAEYWHRRIREELTLDGHAVADSDPTDVLDYFKLGYRGARYSFGYGACPDLDDRAKLVDLLEADRIGVVLSEELQLHPEQSTDAFVLLHPEAKYFNA; encoded by the coding sequence ATGTCTGCGTCCATCCCCGCCGAGTTCGACACCACGCTACTCGACACATTGCGCCGCCGTGTCGTGATCGGTGACGGTGCGATGGGCACGATGTTGCAGGCGGCGGACCTCACGCTGGACGACTTCCTCGGCCTCGAGGGCTGCAACGAAATCCTCAACGACACCCGCCCGGACGTGCTGCGCAGCATCCACCGCGCCTACTTCGAGGCGGGCGCGGACGCGGTCGAGACGAATACCTTCGGCTGCAACCTGCCCAACCTGGCCGACTACGACATCGCCGATCGCATCCGCGACCTGTCCGAGCGCGGCACCAGGCTGGCCCGCGAGGTGGCCGACGAGATGGGCCCGTCCGCCGATGGCACGCCGCGTTACGTGCTCGGCTCGATGGGGCCGGGGACGAAGCTGCCAACGCTGGGCCATGCTCCTTATATCGCGTTGCGCGACGCGTACACCGAATCCGCGCTCGGCATGCTCGAGGGCGGCGCTGACGCCATCCTGATCGAGACCTGCCAGGACCTGCTGCAGGTCAAAGCGGCGGTGAACGGCAGCCGGGAGGCCATGCGGCTGCTCGGGCGGCGCATTCCGATCATCACCCACGTGACCGTGGAGACCACCGGCACAATGCTGGTCGGCAGCGAGATCGGCGCGGCGCTCACCGCGCTGGAGCCGCTCGGCATCGACATGATCGGCCTGAACTGCGCGACCGGTCCGGCCGAGATGAGCGAGCATCTGCGGCATCTGTCCCGGCACGCGCAGGTCCCGGTGTCGGTGATGCCGAACGCGGGTCTGCCGGTGCTCGGCGCCAACGGTGCCGAATACCCGCTGTCACCGGAGGAACTGGCGGTCGCGCTCAGCGGCTTCGTCTCCGAGTTCGGGCTCGCGCTGGTCGGCGGCTGCTGCGGCACCACCCCCGAGCACATCAGGCAGGTGACCGAGGCGGTTCGCGAGATCGAGCCGAAGTTGCCGCCGCTGGACGAGCGCCGCGCTCCGGCCCACGAGCCCGCGGTGTCCAGCATGTACACGGCGGTGCCGTTCGAGCAGGACGCCTCGATCATGATGATCGGCGAGCGCACCAATGCCAACGGCTCCAAGGCATTCCGGGAAGCCATGCTGGCCGAGGACTGGCAGAAGTGCCTGGACATCGCCAAGGACCAGACCCGCGACGGCGCGCACATGCTCGACCTCTGCGTCGACTACGTCGGCCGCGACGGCGCCAAGGACATGGAGGCGCTGGCCAGCAGGCTGGCCACCGCGTCGACGCTGCCGATCATGCTCGACTCCACCGAAACTCCGGTGCTGAAGGCGGGTCTGGAACACCTGGGCGGCCGCTGCGCGGTGAACTCGGTGAACTACGAGGACGGCGACGGTCCCGAATCCCGTTTCCAGCAGACCATGCAGCTGGTCGCCGAACACGGCGCCGCCGTGGTCGCGCTGACCATCGACGAGGAGGGCCAGGCCCGCACCGCCGCGAAGAAGGTGGAGATCGCCGAGCGGTTGATCGCCGACATCACCGGCAACTGGGGCTTGCTGGAGAGCGACATCATCATCGACACGCTCACCTTCACCCTCGGCACCGGTCAGGAGGAGTCGCGCCGGGACGGCATCGAAACCATCGAAGCCATCCGGCTGCTCAAGAGCAAGCATCCCCAGGTACAGACCACCCTCGGCCTGTCGAACATCTCCTTCGGCTTGAATCCCGCGGCCCGTCAGGTGTTGAACTCGGTGTTCATGCACGAATGCGTGCAGGCCGGACTGGATTCCGCGATCGTGCACGCCTCGAAGATCCTGCCGATGGCGCGTATCCCCGACGAGCAGCGCGAAACGGCGCTGGACCTGGTGTACGACCGGCGCGGCGAGGACTACGACCCGCTGCAGAAGTTGATGGGACTGTTCGAAGGCGTATCCACGTCGTCGTCGCGGGCCTCGCGCGCCGAGGAGATGGCGGCGCTGCCGCTGTTCGAGCGGCTGGCGCGGCGCATCGTCGACGGCGAACGCAACGGCATGGAGGCCGACCTCGACGAGGCGATGCAGCAGGTGCCGCCGCTGCAGATCATCAACGAGACGCTGCTCTCCGGCATGAAGACCGTCGGTGAGCTGTTCGGCTCCGGACAGATGCAGCTGCCGTTCGTCTTGCAGTCGGCCGAGGTGATGAAGGCCGCGGTCGCGTACCTGGAGCCGCACATGGAGGCCACCGACGACAGCGGCAAGGGCCGCATCGTGCTGGCCACCGTCAAGGGCGACGTGCACGACATCGGCAAGAACCTGGTCGACATCATCCTGTCCAACAACGGCTACGAGGTGGTGAATCTGGGCATCAAGCAGCCCATCGCGACCATCCTCGATGCCGCCGTGGACAAGAAGGCCGACGTCATCGGCATGTCCGGGCTGCTGGTGAAGTCGACCGTGGTGATGAAGGAGAACCTGCAGGAGCTCAACGCCAAGGGTGTGGCCGAGCAGTTCCCGGTGCTGCTCGGTGGGGCGGCGCTGACCCGCGGTTATGTCGAGAACGACCTCACCGAGGTGTACGAGGGCGACGTGCACTACGCCCGCGACGCCTTCGAGGGCCTGCGGTTGATGGACGACATCATGACCCGCAAGCGCGGCGGCGGCATCGATCCCGACAGCCCCGAGGCGATCGCAGAGCGGGAGAAGGCGGCCGAACGCAAGGCCCGCCACGAACGGTCCAAGCGCATTGCCGAGCAACGCAAGGCGGTCGAGGTGCCGATCGAGGTGCCCGCGCGCTCCGATGTCGCCGCGGACGTGCCGGTGCCGGTGCCACCGTTCTGGGGCACCCGGGTAGTGAAAGGCCTGGCGCTGCACGAGTATTCGGGGCTGCTCGATGAGCGGGCACTGTTCCTCGGTCAGTGGGGTCTGCGCGGCCAGCGCGGCGGCGAGGGGCCGAGCTATGAGGAACTGGTGGAGACCGAGGGCAAGCCGCGGCTGCGGCTCTGGCTCGACCGGCTGAGCACCGAGGGTGTGCTCCAGCACGCCGCCGTGGTGTACGGCTACTTCCCTGCGGTGTCCGAGGGTGACGACGTTGTCGTGCTCACCGAACCGAATCCCGGTGCGGCCGAACGCTATCGGTTCACCTTTCCGCGCCAGCAGCGCGACCGCTTCCTGTGCATCGCCGACTTCATCCGGTCACGCGAGCAGGCCGAGGCGACCGGTCAGGTGGATGTGCTGCCGTTCCAGCTGGTTACCATGGGCCAGCCGATCGCCGACTTCGCCAACGAACTCTTCGCGGCCGACAACTACCGCGACTACCTCGAGGTGCACGGCATCGGCGTCCAGCTCACCGAGGCACTGGCCGAGTACTGGCACCGCCGCATCCGGGAGGAACTGACCCTGGACGGGCACGCGGTCGCCGACTCGGACCCCACCGACGTCCTCGACTACTTCAAGCTCGGCTACCGGGGCGCGCGCTACTCCTTCGGCTATGGCGCCTGCCCCGACCTGGACGACCGTGCCAAACTGGTCGACCTGCTCGAGGCCGACCGCATCGGGGTTGTCCTCTCCGAGGAACTCCAACTCCATCCGGAACAATCCACCGACGCGTTCGTCCTGCTGCACCCCGAGGCGAAGTACTTCAACGCCTGA